Proteins co-encoded in one Polaromonas vacuolata genomic window:
- a CDS encoding tripartite tricarboxylate transporter substrate binding protein — protein sequence MRFRSLTPAVVMCGAAFISPFVSIAYAATTATTPDASVTYPSHSIKLIVPYGTGGGSDILARQISARLLQRWSQAVVVDNRAGASGNIGTEAVVHAAADGYTLLLQNSTMVVNPAVNGKLNYDPEKDLTPIMLLGLTPIALVSSEASKIHTLKELVDYSKANPKALSYASCGIGTPQHFVMELIKQKTQVAATHIGYKGCAPALVDVLGGQVQLAVLSANLAAPHIKSGKLNGVGVSTAVRYTLMPQLASFEEQGLKPLDFSIWYALMGPAKMPADVVRKIFLEVQKILAEPAVIEHLVGAGIEPMHGNGEDLAKLIKTDLLRYAQLAKSAHIKAD from the coding sequence ATGCGATTTCGCTCTCTCACGCCGGCCGTTGTCATGTGTGGCGCAGCGTTTATTAGTCCGTTTGTTTCAATCGCTTACGCGGCCACCACCGCCACTACGCCTGATGCCTCTGTCACATATCCGTCGCACAGCATCAAACTCATTGTTCCCTACGGCACAGGTGGCGGCTCAGACATTCTCGCGCGGCAAATCAGCGCTCGCCTACTGCAACGCTGGTCTCAGGCGGTGGTGGTGGATAACCGCGCCGGTGCGTCCGGCAACATTGGCACAGAAGCGGTGGTGCATGCTGCTGCCGACGGCTATACGCTGCTACTACAAAACTCCACCATGGTGGTTAATCCAGCCGTTAACGGCAAGCTCAATTACGATCCTGAAAAAGACCTCACACCCATCATGCTGTTGGGGCTTACGCCGATTGCGTTGGTGTCCTCAGAGGCCAGTAAGATTCACACGCTCAAGGAGCTAGTCGATTATTCAAAAGCCAATCCCAAGGCTTTGAGCTATGCCTCTTGCGGCATAGGCACACCACAACATTTTGTGATGGAGCTGATTAAACAAAAAACCCAAGTTGCCGCCACGCATATTGGCTACAAGGGTTGCGCACCGGCCTTGGTTGATGTGTTGGGCGGTCAAGTGCAGTTGGCAGTTCTTAGTGCTAACTTAGCCGCACCGCATATCAAATCGGGCAAGCTCAATGGTGTCGGGGTCTCGACAGCGGTGCGTTACACACTCATGCCGCAGCTCGCCTCGTTTGAAGAGCAAGGGCTTAAGCCGTTGGATTTTTCTATCTGGTACGCGCTCATGGGTCCTGCCAAAATGCCCGCTGACGTGGTGAGAAAAATTTTTCTAGAAGTGCAAAAAATATTAGCTGAGCCCGCCGTGATTGAACACCTTGTCGGCGCTGGTATTGAGCCCATGCACGGCAACGGCGAAGATCTCGCAAAGCTTATCAAGACGGATTTATTACGATATGCCCAGCTTGCCAAATCAGCTCACATCAAAGCTGATTAA
- a CDS encoding class II aldolase/adducin family protein codes for MTIALADTALSQKLALANRILFDQGIVDAFGHISVRHDQSPNHFLLSCNRAPGLVTSADILVYDLNGDLAQPSDKRSYLERFIHSEIYRARPDVMSVVHSHSPNVIPFGVTGQRLRPIFHMSGFLGSGSALFEIRDTGGNTDLLISSSGLGRALAQSLGSSNCVLMRGHGSTTTAPSIEVAVYRAVYAEVNAKLQLSAAALGPVTFLNPDEAALAAATTEGQVERAWQLWAERITAF; via the coding sequence ATGACTATTGCTTTGGCTGATACTGCGTTGTCGCAAAAGTTGGCACTCGCCAACCGTATTCTTTTTGACCAAGGCATTGTGGATGCTTTTGGCCACATCAGCGTGCGGCATGATCAGTCACCGAATCACTTTTTACTCTCCTGCAACCGCGCGCCTGGATTGGTCACGTCAGCTGATATTTTGGTCTACGACCTGAACGGCGACTTGGCTCAGCCATCGGATAAGCGTTCTTATCTTGAGCGCTTTATTCACAGTGAGATCTATCGTGCAAGGCCTGACGTGATGTCTGTAGTGCACAGTCATTCGCCCAACGTAATTCCGTTTGGTGTGACTGGTCAGCGCTTGCGTCCGATTTTTCATATGAGTGGTTTTTTGGGCAGTGGTTCTGCGCTGTTTGAGATTCGCGACACAGGCGGCAACACCGATTTACTCATTAGTAGCAGCGGCTTAGGCCGGGCTTTGGCGCAGTCCTTAGGAAGTAGTAACTGCGTGTTGATGCGCGGGCATGGCTCTACCACTACCGCGCCGTCGATAGAAGTTGCGGTTTACCGTGCAGTTTATGCAGAGGTCAATGCCAAACTGCAACTGTCTGCGGCGGCGCTGGGACCGGTTACTTTTCTCAATCCAGACGAAGCCGCGTTGGCGGCGGCAACAACTGAAGGTCAGGTCGAGCGCGCTTGGCAGTTGTGGGCAGAAAGGATTACTGCGTTTTAA
- a CDS encoding DUF427 domain-containing protein, with the protein MKAIWNGAVIAQSDITVLIEGNHYFPETSLNRDFITFSNHHTMCSWKGQASYYSLLVNGEMNTDAGWFYPEPKPEAEEIKGHVAFWKGVRIEA; encoded by the coding sequence ATGAAAGCCATTTGGAACGGCGCAGTCATTGCGCAGAGCGACATCACCGTATTGATTGAAGGCAATCACTACTTCCCCGAAACCTCACTTAACCGAGACTTCATCACCTTTAGCAACCACCACACCATGTGTTCGTGGAAAGGCCAAGCTAGCTATTACTCGCTGCTGGTCAATGGTGAAATGAATACTGATGCCGGCTGGTTTTATCCAGAACCCAAGCCCGAAGCAGAAGAAATTAAAGGCCATGTGGCATTTTGGAAGGGTGTGCGGATAGAGGCTTAA
- a CDS encoding glycine zipper 2TM domain-containing protein has translation MDRDSDSDKSHSSSVRSRYQLLIALIVLLGVAVIVLAATLMNNRLEARTAAAGALASESTLAAAPTIAPFTSQADKSSRPDAAHQTSKPSQSIKPSSQPVPLPAVPATAACKNCGTVESVSSVQRQGQVNGVTVGDTTVGVGTIAGGILGGLLGNQIGGGRGNTAATVLGVAGGAYAGNSVEKNMKKVTVYLVRVRMDDGSIRDMEIASSVPVGAKVLVEGRNLRLANAAG, from the coding sequence GTGGACCGTGATTCAGACAGTGATAAATCTCATTCATCCTCAGTCAGGTCGCGTTATCAGCTCTTGATTGCGCTGATAGTTTTGCTCGGGGTTGCGGTCATTGTTTTGGCCGCTACGCTGATGAATAACCGCTTAGAAGCGCGCACTGCTGCTGCTGGTGCGCTGGCATCTGAGTCGACTCTTGCGGCCGCACCCACAATTGCGCCATTTACCAGTCAGGCCGACAAATCCAGTCGTCCTGACGCTGCACATCAAACCTCAAAGCCATCTCAATCCATAAAGCCAAGCAGCCAACCCGTGCCTTTGCCAGCCGTTCCAGCAACAGCTGCTTGCAAGAACTGCGGCACGGTCGAAAGCGTCAGCAGCGTGCAGCGCCAAGGCCAAGTTAATGGCGTGACTGTGGGTGATACGACAGTGGGTGTGGGCACTATTGCTGGCGGTATTTTGGGCGGCTTATTGGGTAATCAGATAGGCGGTGGGCGAGGCAATACTGCCGCCACTGTGCTGGGTGTAGCTGGTGGAGCTTATGCTGGCAATAGCGTTGAGAAAAACATGAAAAAAGTCACTGTCTATCTGGTGCGCGTGCGCATGGATGACGGCAGCATTCGTGATATGGAAATTGCGTCCTCTGTACCCGTCGGTGCGAAGGTATTGGTCGAAGGTCGTAACTTGCGGCTGGCTAATGCGGCTGGCTAA
- a CDS encoding sensor histidine kinase — MHFKLESAERKNHEQTLLEINKRFSNAADAAGLGFWEYKFATQSLTWDRWMYKLYGRNTEYGVQKISLWVDSLHPDDRARCERELQDAITGVRIFDTTFRILTPSGETRYLKAVAGSILDHAGVTVEMFGVNFDVTESVLAAQKQAQLLDELTRINGELNTFTYSASHDLKSPLRGIDQLASWITEDLGDDINDQTKEHLRLMRSRIDRMERLLGDLLAYSRVGRSVDDAVSVNTYALVDDIYDLCVSNKNFTLYRAENMPIVVTYKVPLELVFRNLISNVVKHHDKASGNIWISAEEKGNFIEFFVRDDGPGVSAEHQDRVFGMFQTLRPRDEIEGSGIGLALVKKSIESVGGRVKLESNGLNGCTFRFTWPSIVVAK, encoded by the coding sequence TTGCACTTCAAGCTTGAATCCGCCGAGCGTAAAAACCATGAGCAAACTCTTTTAGAAATTAACAAACGATTTTCAAATGCTGCAGATGCAGCTGGGCTGGGATTTTGGGAGTATAAATTTGCGACTCAGTCCTTGACCTGGGACCGGTGGATGTATAAGTTGTACGGGAGAAATACTGAGTACGGCGTGCAAAAAATTTCATTGTGGGTAGACAGCTTGCATCCCGACGATAGGGCACGTTGTGAGCGTGAATTGCAAGACGCTATTACTGGCGTGCGGATTTTTGACACCACGTTTCGAATCCTCACACCAAGCGGTGAGACGCGCTACCTCAAGGCAGTAGCCGGCAGTATTTTGGATCATGCGGGCGTCACAGTCGAAATGTTTGGTGTGAATTTTGACGTGACCGAATCGGTTTTAGCGGCTCAAAAACAGGCACAACTTCTCGATGAGCTAACGCGAATTAATGGTGAGCTCAATACCTTCACCTACAGCGCTTCGCATGATCTCAAGTCTCCTTTGCGTGGAATTGATCAACTCGCTAGTTGGATCACAGAAGACTTGGGAGACGACATCAACGACCAAACCAAAGAGCATCTTCGTTTAATGCGCAGCCGTATTGATCGTATGGAACGGCTCCTTGGAGATTTACTCGCTTACTCGCGTGTCGGTCGTTCAGTTGATGATGCAGTTTCTGTCAATACATATGCCTTAGTCGATGACATCTATGACCTGTGTGTGTCTAACAAAAACTTCACCCTTTACAGGGCTGAAAATATGCCTATTGTGGTGACGTATAAAGTTCCGCTTGAGCTGGTTTTTCGTAACCTGATTAGCAACGTCGTTAAACATCACGATAAAGCGTCAGGCAATATTTGGATTTCTGCCGAAGAAAAAGGAAATTTCATTGAATTTTTTGTCCGTGATGACGGACCAGGCGTCAGCGCTGAACATCAAGACAGAGTGTTTGGAATGTTTCAAACGCTCAGACCGCGTGATGAAATCGAAGGCAGCGGCATTGGATTGGCTTTAGTGAAAAAATCGATTGAATCTGTAGGGGGACGGGTAAAACTTGAATCCAACGGATTAAATGGCTGTACGTTTAGATTTACTTGGCCGAGCATAGTCGTTGCTAAGTAA
- a CDS encoding PAS domain S-box protein, with the protein MKKNNSPVLDREFIHLPASHEILNDEDANFFDKFLMKNLRVNTNFFRGLLISVILSVTALAVRNLLAPDTAGLQYVTFYPAVAIAAFAAGRVAGAVTALICAFFITYFLFPPYGHMAFAFHKELVWANAFFLINALVIILSFGSIRRILLKNNELISVIANSQVRQILENAPNGIIVINQRDEIEQINKRVEEYFDYTDAELLGQPISVLFPNRFKDSDAKNWRRFVEKSETTSIGMIRNIFGRSKDGSEIPIEIGINPISTPQGTKMLVSIVDMSARKALEGQIQQNDLQLRSMLDSIHDHAIIMLDELGHITNWNLGAERLKGYQKSDVLGKHFSLFIGKDKRSIQSANDQLSNARQYGYSEDEGWRLREDGSKFYASVIINSILNNTGALLGFV; encoded by the coding sequence ATGAAAAAAAATAACAGCCCAGTTCTCGATAGAGAATTTATTCATCTGCCAGCATCACATGAAATATTAAATGATGAGGACGCGAATTTTTTTGATAAGTTTCTAATGAAGAATCTGCGTGTCAATACCAATTTTTTTCGCGGACTTCTGATTTCAGTCATTCTTTCTGTGACGGCTCTAGCTGTGAGAAATCTGCTTGCGCCGGATACCGCAGGTCTTCAATATGTGACATTTTATCCGGCAGTTGCGATTGCTGCATTTGCCGCGGGACGCGTTGCCGGTGCAGTGACGGCGTTAATTTGTGCATTCTTCATCACTTATTTTTTATTTCCACCTTATGGACATATGGCGTTCGCGTTTCATAAAGAGCTGGTTTGGGCCAATGCTTTTTTCCTGATCAATGCGTTAGTCATTATTTTGTCGTTTGGATCAATACGACGAATTCTTCTGAAAAATAACGAATTAATAAGTGTCATCGCAAATTCTCAGGTGCGCCAAATACTTGAAAACGCACCCAACGGCATTATTGTCATTAATCAACGTGATGAAATTGAGCAAATTAATAAACGCGTTGAAGAGTACTTTGACTATACCGATGCAGAACTTTTGGGTCAGCCTATTTCGGTCTTATTTCCAAATCGTTTCAAGGATAGTGATGCGAAAAATTGGCGTAGATTTGTAGAAAAATCTGAAACCACTTCCATTGGAATGATTAGAAATATTTTTGGACGTAGTAAAGATGGTAGTGAAATTCCTATCGAAATTGGAATCAATCCAATTAGTACTCCCCAAGGCACGAAAATGCTGGTCTCAATTGTTGACATGTCTGCGCGAAAAGCGTTGGAAGGTCAGATTCAGCAAAATGACTTGCAACTGCGCTCCATGCTCGACAGCATTCATGACCACGCCATCATCATGCTGGATGAATTAGGTCACATCACTAATTGGAATTTAGGCGCTGAGCGCCTTAAGGGCTATCAAAAATCTGATGTGCTTGGAAAGCATTTTTCATTATTTATAGGTAAGGACAAACGTTCAATTCAAAGCGCTAACGACCAGCTTTCAAACGCGCGTCAATATGGATATTCTGAAGACGAAGGCTGGCGTTTGCGCGAGGACGGTTCCAAATTTTATGCCAGTGTGATTATTAATAGCATCTTAAATAACACAGGCGCTTTGTTAGGTTTTGTGTAA
- a CDS encoding putative bifunctional diguanylate cyclase/phosphodiesterase, with amino-acid sequence MVAALEVLIIDDDEVDRMSIRRALKHASLPVNVVEAKTGTEGIAFARDRVFDVILLDFSLPDRDGLDVLNILRQNQSVESTVVMLSRQENPVLAEQAIEGGAQDFLLKDEVNPRRLMRAVRQAQYRQGLEGDLKRSREQLRRLAEHDGLTGLANRYDFERAMELAVSKCQQNGGRLAVLILDIDKFKCVNDTFGHAAGDQLLIEVATRLKSVVRDGDVLARLGGDEFVILAQDLEYDDQAALLANRIVSSFIEPMVFNDVRWRVTTSIGISVFGDYTNNKVDLMRCADIAMYRAKQAGSNQSHFYSDQLHQSLLERAILERDLRSALVNNEFRVYFQAMVNAKDGSLGGLEALIRWEHPRMGLLFPGSFLGLAEELGLMCEIDQWVLHTACHQLQDWRTRYPLTDLKFGVSVNLSAMQLQDEDLLDSLKRTIDLSGLPAGCIELEITENVLISNPHKIASLLSAIAGMGVRLALDDFGTGFSSFEHLKLFPVHILKIDRSFVSGVGQGETSERLLAAMIHFARTLGLTVVAEGIENAAQADFCLLHGCHLLQGYYYSRPVPASDFESAFIAKFAATCVN; translated from the coding sequence ATGGTCGCTGCGTTGGAAGTTCTCATCATTGATGATGACGAAGTTGACCGTATGTCAATACGCCGTGCTCTAAAGCATGCGTCGCTACCGGTCAACGTGGTGGAAGCTAAAACAGGGACGGAAGGTATTGCATTTGCGCGAGACAGAGTTTTTGATGTCATCTTGCTCGACTTTAGTTTGCCGGACCGAGATGGTCTCGATGTGCTCAACATCCTGAGACAAAACCAATCCGTTGAATCAACTGTTGTCATGCTCAGTCGTCAGGAAAATCCCGTGCTGGCAGAGCAAGCCATTGAGGGTGGAGCGCAAGATTTCTTACTTAAAGATGAAGTCAATCCCCGTCGGTTGATGCGAGCCGTGCGGCAAGCCCAGTATCGACAGGGATTGGAAGGCGATTTAAAGCGTAGTCGTGAACAGTTACGCCGATTGGCTGAGCACGATGGCCTCACCGGATTGGCCAATCGTTACGACTTTGAACGCGCGATGGAATTGGCCGTCTCCAAATGTCAACAAAATGGTGGGCGTCTTGCGGTGTTAATTTTAGACATCGATAAATTCAAATGTGTGAATGACACTTTTGGCCATGCAGCGGGTGATCAATTGCTGATTGAAGTGGCTACGCGTTTGAAGTCGGTTGTTCGTGATGGCGATGTGTTGGCGCGTCTTGGCGGCGATGAATTTGTGATTTTGGCTCAAGACTTGGAATACGACGATCAGGCAGCATTGCTGGCAAATCGTATTGTCTCTAGTTTTATCGAACCCATGGTGTTTAACGATGTTAGGTGGCGTGTCACCACCAGCATAGGTATTTCAGTTTTTGGTGACTACACCAACAACAAAGTTGATTTGATGCGCTGCGCTGATATCGCCATGTATCGCGCCAAGCAGGCAGGAAGCAACCAAAGCCATTTTTACTCTGACCAGTTGCATCAAAGCCTACTTGAGCGAGCAATTTTGGAGCGAGACCTGCGCAGCGCCTTAGTCAACAATGAGTTTAGAGTCTATTTTCAGGCCATGGTCAACGCTAAAGACGGCTCGCTAGGTGGTTTGGAAGCGCTGATTCGCTGGGAGCATCCGAGAATGGGTTTGTTGTTTCCCGGCAGCTTTCTTGGCCTTGCTGAAGAGCTGGGTTTGATGTGCGAGATTGATCAATGGGTGCTACATACTGCCTGCCATCAGTTGCAAGATTGGAGGACTCGCTATCCTTTAACCGATCTGAAATTTGGTGTCTCTGTAAACCTCTCTGCAATGCAATTGCAGGATGAGGATTTATTAGATAGTTTGAAGCGCACCATTGACCTTAGTGGCTTGCCCGCAGGTTGCATAGAGCTGGAAATTACAGAGAACGTTCTGATTTCTAATCCCCACAAGATCGCTAGTTTGCTGTCCGCCATCGCGGGCATGGGTGTGCGCTTGGCTCTCGATGACTTTGGCACAGGTTTTTCGTCGTTTGAGCACCTCAAACTATTTCCTGTTCATATCCTGAAAATTGACCGTAGTTTCGTCTCCGGCGTTGGTCAAGGAGAGACCTCAGAACGGTTACTCGCCGCCATGATTCACTTTGCAAGAACACTTGGATTGACGGTTGTGGCGGAAGGTATTGAAAATGCCGCGCAAGCTGATTTTTGTCTCCTGCACGGTTGTCATCTTCTACAAGGCTACTACTACTCCAGACCCGTGCCTGCCAGTGATTTTGAATCTGCATTTATCGCAAAATTTGCTGCGACTTGTGTGAATTAA
- a CDS encoding response regulator has product MVNEPQTNKPVTILLVDDDDVDVMGVRRALTKLKIDNLVVRARNGVEALALLRTVDAVPSPYMILLDINMPLMNGIEMLSELRRDEALAKAVVFVLTTSQDEQDKVAAYSKNVAGYIVKTHLGDGFVRVMEMLDHYCRVVELPVK; this is encoded by the coding sequence ATGGTCAATGAGCCACAAACAAATAAACCCGTCACCATCTTGCTTGTTGATGATGATGATGTAGATGTGATGGGGGTCAGACGGGCACTGACTAAGCTGAAGATTGACAATCTTGTTGTGCGCGCTCGCAACGGTGTAGAAGCACTCGCGCTTTTGAGGACTGTAGACGCGGTTCCAAGCCCGTACATGATTTTGCTGGATATCAATATGCCACTGATGAACGGCATAGAAATGCTGTCTGAACTGCGCAGAGACGAGGCGCTGGCCAAGGCCGTGGTTTTTGTTTTAACAACCTCTCAAGATGAGCAAGATAAAGTTGCTGCTTATTCAAAAAATGTTGCTGGCTATATTGTCAAAACCCATTTGGGCGACGGGTTTGTGCGGGTGATGGAGATGCTGGATCATTACTGTCGGGTTGTCGAGCTTCCGGTTAAATAA
- a CDS encoding IS30 family transposase, whose amino-acid sequence MIYTHLTRDERYQIAILAKANFNQSEIAKMMDRDKSSISRELRRNRGLRGYRPKQANDKAQERRLACANSPRVADSTWAVVEEKLAEAWSPEQISGHLEARCQPGVSYESIYQYIYADKRAGGSLHKTLRCQKTRKKRSSGRERRGTISRQVSIELRPAIVLERARFGDWEADLVIGAGQKQALVTINERVSRYSIIFHVPFKTAQAVGDALITLLKPFAHCVHTLTTDNGKEFSQHERIASALSADFFFAHPYASWERGANENMNGLIRQFFPKGMRFNCITDDDIALAMHRLNHRPRKCLGYRTPHQVFMEELKSN is encoded by the coding sequence ATGATTTACACACACCTCACCCGTGACGAACGTTACCAGATTGCAATCCTCGCCAAAGCAAACTTCAATCAAAGTGAAATTGCAAAAATGATGGACCGTGATAAATCGAGCATCAGCCGTGAGTTGCGTCGTAACCGCGGTCTACGAGGCTATCGCCCTAAGCAGGCAAATGACAAAGCCCAAGAACGTAGACTTGCCTGCGCCAACAGTCCTAGAGTTGCTGACTCGACATGGGCTGTAGTGGAGGAAAAGTTGGCTGAGGCTTGGAGCCCCGAACAAATCAGCGGCCACCTCGAAGCTCGATGCCAACCCGGTGTTAGCTATGAGAGCATTTACCAGTACATCTACGCTGACAAACGCGCGGGCGGCAGCTTGCATAAAACACTGCGTTGCCAGAAGACGCGAAAAAAACGCAGCAGCGGCCGTGAACGGCGCGGCACCATCTCTCGCCAGGTCTCAATAGAACTGCGACCCGCCATCGTGCTTGAGCGTGCGCGCTTTGGCGACTGGGAGGCTGATCTGGTGATTGGTGCCGGGCAGAAGCAAGCCCTAGTGACGATTAACGAGCGTGTCTCTCGGTATTCAATAATTTTCCACGTGCCATTCAAAACAGCGCAAGCCGTAGGGGACGCGTTAATCACTTTACTTAAACCATTCGCTCATTGCGTGCACACACTCACGACAGATAACGGCAAGGAATTTTCTCAGCATGAACGAATAGCTTCTGCGCTGAGTGCAGATTTCTTTTTCGCCCATCCATACGCCTCGTGGGAGCGTGGGGCAAACGAGAATATGAACGGTTTGATTCGCCAGTTTTTCCCAAAGGGGATGCGCTTTAATTGCATCACCGACGATGACATTGCTTTAGCGATGCACAGGCTCAATCATCGTCCTAGAAAATGTTTGGGGTATCGAACACCGCATCAGGTTTTTATGGAAGAGTTAAAGTCCAACTAA
- a CDS encoding cupin domain-containing protein — protein sequence MPSNHDHTHDHDHTHAHDPSHDDMHTHDPAQPAWKHDGVCVIAGGNLDSNTAQTPGMDRRAAINFARVGAKKLWAGTVTIHADAKTGAHHHGHLESVIYVIRGRARMRWGDQLEFTAEAGPGDFIYVPPYVPHQEINASATELLECVLCRSDGEAVAVNLDIEPVEKPDTVLWIDPTHPQGGV from the coding sequence ATGCCAAGTAATCACGATCACACGCATGACCATGACCACACGCATGCGCATGACCCCAGTCATGATGATATGCATACACATGATCCCGCCCAGCCAGCTTGGAAACACGACGGCGTGTGTGTGATTGCTGGCGGTAACTTAGACAGCAACACCGCGCAAACACCCGGTATGGACAGGCGTGCTGCGATTAATTTTGCCCGCGTCGGGGCTAAAAAATTGTGGGCCGGTACGGTCACGATTCATGCCGACGCCAAGACTGGCGCGCATCACCACGGCCACCTAGAAAGTGTGATCTACGTGATACGCGGCAGAGCCCGTATGCGTTGGGGTGATCAGCTAGAGTTCACCGCTGAAGCCGGCCCTGGCGACTTTATCTACGTGCCGCCCTATGTGCCGCACCAAGAAATCAATGCCAGCGCCACCGAGTTACTCGAATGCGTGCTGTGCCGCAGCGATGGCGAAGCGGTGGCTGTGAATTTGGACATAGAACCGGTTGAAAAACCCGATACCGTGTTGTGGATTGATCCAACCCATCCGCAGGGTGGGGTTTAG
- a CDS encoding methionine synthase, which translates to MNAFVKSPDQSRPFGATIAGSLPKPAWLSETNKLWPQWKAEGEELKQAKLDATLLWIKAQEDAGLDTIGDGEQSRQHFVHGFLEQVEGIDFEHKVKMGIRNNRYDAMVPQVVAKLRLKGRVHAAEAQFLRANTTRKIKFTLPGPMTIVDTVADQFYGDKVSLAMAFAELLNQEALALQADGVDIVQFDEPAFNVYMEEAAAWGVKALERAAQGLTCTTAVHICYGYGIKANVDWKATLGGEWRQYEAVLPALAKSSIDQVSLECFQSHVPPHLMALLEGKDVMVGVIDVASDEIETPEQIADTIGMALKYVPMNRLLPCTNCGLAPMDREVALKKLVALGLGAALARERYL; encoded by the coding sequence ATGAACGCTTTTGTGAAATCCCCTGATCAGTCTCGCCCGTTTGGCGCCACCATAGCCGGCAGCCTGCCCAAACCAGCGTGGTTATCTGAGACGAATAAACTTTGGCCACAATGGAAGGCCGAAGGCGAAGAACTCAAACAGGCCAAACTAGACGCGACGCTGCTGTGGATTAAAGCCCAAGAAGACGCCGGCTTAGACACGATTGGCGACGGCGAGCAGTCGCGTCAACACTTTGTGCATGGCTTTTTAGAGCAGGTAGAAGGCATAGACTTTGAACACAAAGTCAAGATGGGCATACGCAATAACCGCTACGACGCCATGGTGCCGCAAGTGGTTGCAAAACTGCGTTTAAAAGGCCGCGTCCATGCCGCAGAAGCGCAGTTTTTACGCGCCAACACGACACGAAAAATCAAGTTCACCTTGCCCGGCCCAATGACCATAGTTGACACTGTGGCAGACCAGTTTTATGGCGATAAAGTCAGTTTGGCCATGGCATTTGCCGAACTGCTAAATCAAGAAGCATTGGCTTTGCAGGCCGATGGTGTGGACATCGTTCAGTTCGACGAACCGGCCTTTAATGTCTACATGGAAGAAGCCGCAGCTTGGGGTGTTAAAGCGCTAGAGCGCGCAGCCCAGGGCCTAACTTGCACGACAGCGGTTCATATCTGCTACGGCTACGGCATCAAGGCCAATGTGGACTGGAAAGCTACGCTAGGCGGCGAATGGCGTCAGTACGAAGCGGTATTGCCAGCGCTGGCTAAAAGCAGTATTGACCAAGTCAGCTTGGAGTGTTTTCAGTCCCATGTGCCGCCGCACTTGATGGCGCTGCTTGAAGGCAAAGACGTGATGGTTGGCGTGATTGATGTGGCCAGCGATGAGATAGAAACCCCAGAGCAAATCGCTGACACGATTGGTATGGCGCTTAAATACGTGCCCATGAACCGCTTGCTGCCTTGTACCAATTGCGGCTTGGCGCCTATGGACCGAGAGGTGGCGCTGAAAAAACTTGTCGCGCTAGGTCTTGGTGCAGCGCTGGCGCGAGAGCGCTACCTATAG